A genome region from Streptomyces xanthophaeus includes the following:
- a CDS encoding DUF305 domain-containing protein — MTSKRSLIRRATSVAAAATAALVLAACGGNGDDSGSGSGSAHDEHGSSASPSASAPARQGDHNAADTVFAQGMIPHHRQAVEMAGLAASRAESAEVKKLAEEVRKAQDPEIVTLSGWLTSWGEKIPAAGGDHGGHDMSGMMAAEEMQQLTASSGKAFDTAFLRMMVKHHEGAVAMAKTEQTDGAYGPAKDMAAAIITSQSAEIARMNTLLGKS, encoded by the coding sequence ATGACCAGCAAGCGTTCCCTGATCCGCCGCGCCACGTCCGTGGCCGCGGCCGCCACCGCCGCACTCGTCCTCGCCGCCTGCGGCGGCAACGGCGACGACTCCGGCTCCGGATCGGGCTCGGCCCACGACGAGCACGGCTCCTCGGCCTCGCCGTCCGCGTCCGCCCCGGCCCGGCAGGGCGACCACAATGCCGCCGACACCGTCTTCGCCCAGGGGATGATCCCCCACCACCGGCAGGCCGTCGAGATGGCCGGCCTCGCCGCGTCCCGCGCGGAGTCCGCCGAGGTGAAGAAGCTCGCGGAGGAGGTCAGGAAGGCCCAGGATCCGGAGATCGTGACCCTCTCCGGCTGGCTGACCTCCTGGGGCGAGAAGATCCCGGCCGCGGGCGGGGACCACGGCGGACACGACATGTCCGGCATGATGGCCGCCGAGGAGATGCAGCAGCTCACGGCCTCTTCCGGCAAGGCGTTCGACACCGCCTTCCTCCGGATGATGGTCAAGCACCACGAAGGCGCCGTCGCCATGGCGAAGACCGAGCAGACCGACGGCGCGTACGGGCCCGCCAAGGACATGGCCGCAGCGATCATCACGTCCCAGAGCGCGGAGATCGCCCGTATGAACACCCTCCTCGGCAAGAGCTGA
- a CDS encoding DUF6153 family protein — MDQQARRAGKPLVLRSYLLLVLAVLVGLVAMHGLGPGAVAASADAPGCAAAAHGAAVAHGMPAAGEHTVRHDPAVRADGPAGDGSGGHIEHADATCAATGTAGAPVLPSPAAAPGGVADVPVLGAGTGVSDAVGGRAPPSLSELQLLRI; from the coding sequence ATGGATCAGCAGGCGAGGCGCGCGGGGAAGCCCCTCGTGCTGCGCTCCTACCTCCTGCTGGTCCTGGCCGTGCTGGTGGGCCTCGTGGCCATGCACGGCCTGGGTCCGGGCGCCGTTGCGGCTTCCGCCGACGCACCCGGGTGCGCGGCCGCCGCCCATGGGGCCGCCGTCGCGCACGGCATGCCTGCCGCCGGCGAGCACACGGTGCGGCACGACCCGGCCGTACGGGCCGATGGGCCGGCCGGCGACGGAAGCGGCGGGCACATTGAGCACGCGGATGCGACCTGCGCCGCCACGGGTACGGCGGGCGCGCCCGTCCTGCCCTCCCCGGCCGCCGCCCCGGGCGGGGTCGCGGACGTCCCGGTCCTCGGTGCCGGGACCGGCGTGAGCGATGCGGTCGGCGGACGCGCGCCACCGTCCCTGAGTGAACTGCAACTCCTGCGCATATAG
- a CDS encoding thiamine pyrophosphate-binding protein: MRVYEAIVKGLEGIGVRAAFGGAGENAAGLMLALKHSQLIRPIITRHEQAASFMACGYAMYTDRLGFCFATAGPGAFNLFSGLAVALSDSYPVLAVSGYANTQWRGWGSLNETSGLNRTPDSQAMFAATTKKSFLLTDIADTCDVLEEAVNTAFEGRPGPVHIHVPEDLTHRGVEVTDFRPLGLDVRPVLPDPARVAEIAAVLADALARRKRIVALVGFGAVRSGAGPEVQRLIERFQIPLLTTLDGKGIVSEGHPLSVGVFADSGHSSAWKAFREADVVLCVGNSLNQHATFNYRADLFENKLLIHVNISEGEFHKAYRPDHTLLSDARPAVAALADELERLVGEVPAVEVDGRDYEARRIHHLPGKIHPGELAQSIGRMLPPGGVLLADAGAHLAWLGYYVELEQGQNFRKAGSFGPMAGHVNGAIGLKVAHPDRTVVVGCGDGCYSLSGFELMTAVEHEIPVIWVIFNDGEFKLIKLFQLVTYAESALVEFRNPDFAAYARACGADGYRVETLEEFEEAFRAALSSGRPSLIDASITRWAVPHYSPSPDGVIDGLVETVEARLRD; encoded by the coding sequence GTGAGAGTCTACGAGGCCATCGTCAAGGGGCTGGAAGGCATCGGCGTACGGGCGGCCTTCGGCGGTGCCGGGGAGAACGCGGCCGGTCTGATGCTGGCACTGAAGCATTCGCAGCTGATCCGGCCGATCATCACCCGGCACGAGCAGGCCGCGTCGTTCATGGCCTGCGGATACGCCATGTACACCGACCGGCTGGGCTTCTGCTTCGCGACCGCCGGACCGGGCGCGTTCAACCTGTTCTCGGGGCTGGCCGTGGCCCTGTCCGACTCCTATCCGGTCCTCGCGGTCTCGGGGTACGCGAACACGCAGTGGCGCGGATGGGGCTCGCTCAACGAGACGTCGGGGCTGAACCGCACGCCCGATTCCCAGGCCATGTTCGCGGCCACGACCAAGAAGTCCTTCCTGCTCACCGACATCGCCGACACCTGCGACGTCCTTGAGGAGGCGGTCAACACCGCGTTCGAGGGCAGGCCCGGTCCCGTGCACATCCACGTGCCCGAGGACCTGACCCACCGCGGTGTCGAGGTGACGGACTTCCGCCCGCTCGGACTCGACGTACGGCCGGTGCTGCCGGACCCGGCGCGGGTGGCGGAGATCGCGGCGGTCCTGGCGGACGCCCTGGCGCGGCGCAAGCGCATCGTGGCACTCGTCGGATTCGGTGCGGTGCGCAGCGGGGCGGGACCCGAGGTCCAGCGCCTGATCGAGCGGTTCCAGATCCCGCTGCTCACCACCTTGGACGGCAAGGGCATCGTGTCGGAGGGGCACCCGCTCTCCGTGGGCGTCTTCGCCGACAGCGGCCATTCCAGTGCGTGGAAGGCCTTCCGTGAGGCCGACGTCGTGCTGTGCGTGGGCAATTCCCTCAACCAGCACGCCACCTTCAACTACCGCGCGGACCTGTTCGAGAACAAGCTGCTCATCCATGTGAACATCTCCGAGGGCGAGTTCCACAAGGCCTACCGGCCCGACCACACCCTGTTGTCCGATGCGCGTCCCGCCGTGGCCGCCCTGGCGGACGAGCTGGAGCGGCTGGTCGGCGAGGTCCCTGCGGTCGAGGTCGACGGCCGGGACTACGAGGCCCGCAGGATCCACCACCTGCCGGGGAAGATCCACCCCGGGGAACTCGCGCAGTCGATCGGGCGCATGCTGCCGCCCGGGGGTGTCCTGCTCGCGGACGCGGGCGCCCATCTCGCGTGGCTCGGGTACTACGTGGAACTCGAACAGGGGCAGAACTTCCGCAAGGCGGGCTCTTTCGGGCCGATGGCCGGGCACGTCAACGGAGCCATCGGCCTGAAGGTCGCCCACCCGGACCGGACCGTCGTCGTCGGGTGCGGCGACGGCTGCTACTCGCTGTCCGGGTTCGAGCTGATGACCGCCGTCGAGCACGAGATCCCCGTCATCTGGGTCATCTTCAACGACGGGGAGTTCAAACTGATCAAGCTCTTCCAGCTGGTCACGTACGCCGAATCCGCTCTGGTCGAGTTCCGGAACCCGGACTTCGCCGCGTACGCCCGCGCGTGCGGCGCGGACGGGTACCGGGTGGAGACGCTGGAGGAGTTCGAGGAGGCGTTCCGCGCGGCCCTGTCCTCCGGCCGGCCCTCGCTCATCGACGCGAGCATCACGCGCTGGGCCGTGCCGCACTACAGCCCGTCGCCGGACGGCGTGATCGACGGTCTCGTCGAGACCGTCGAAGCACGCCTGCGGGACTGA
- a CDS encoding peroxidase family protein, giving the protein MDEVEQYERYAGGSPEAERLVFERLARELLRVQLKVKRRSGAAAVDRTFHAKAVLGVENARLRFREDLPEALRAGFAVPGAEYPVTVRLSNASGARQPDFAPDLRGAALRVEVGPGETHDLLMTSFPVSHARDAREFVAFAKAMAGADSRLRKGYALFLKLPLAVGWPTATRMRHNIVAGTRRTVQSLALETYWSRGAILWGDRGPVRYQLRPAADAPSAPEASRTDPDYLRRELSQRLRRTDVVFELCVQRYVDARRTPVEDGAAEWKESDAPLVPVATLTVPRQDIHTAEARAGAGRVDLLAFNPWHTSEGFRPLGNLNRARKAAYEASSAHRLGRRFMTVEPRRNALLGAPLRAGFRTVNRFVPWHRLPTPLGLLNLMAFRQTLRRHNLIDTEAHEAPPEAGPVEAPPDEELLVRRSYDGSYNDLSAPRMGAVGATFGRTMPPVYRPDRFDAPNPVTVSRELLRREAFIPATSLNIIAAAWIQFQVHDWVKHKRLPVATGSIEVPLPPGETWQNTPGGPRETVMRFGADEAVPTPDGRPPIVFASDVSHWWDGSEVYGGDRSAATALREPDGGAGLRLEEGHLPNGSNGFPLTGFTDNWWFGLSAMHTLFAREHNAVCDALRHEYPRMGEDRVYHTARLIVSALIAKIHTVEWTPAILATETLDIGMKTNWQGPPKNWLDQLGVWLLEANGRHGITKTLPDHHGAPYSLTEEFVTVYRMHPLLPDDYELVDHRFGRRLDTLDFTALQGAATEPLIRKTGLVNSLYSLGIAHPGAITLHNFPRALQAFQRDGEVIDLSVVDLVRTRRRGVPRYNDFRAGLHKPRIRHFEDLSSDPETVARLRDVYRSVDDIDTMVGLFAENPPTGFGFSDTAFRVFILMASRRLQSDRFLTVDFRPEVYTPLGMDWIERGGMTSVILRHCPELAGILPRGASAFAPWRPVAPVRNGSGRG; this is encoded by the coding sequence ATGGACGAGGTCGAACAGTACGAGCGCTACGCCGGCGGCAGCCCGGAGGCCGAGCGGCTGGTCTTCGAGCGGCTGGCGCGTGAGCTGCTGCGGGTGCAGCTCAAGGTGAAGAGACGCAGCGGCGCCGCCGCCGTCGACCGGACCTTCCACGCCAAGGCGGTCCTCGGCGTGGAGAACGCCCGGCTGAGGTTCCGCGAGGACCTGCCGGAGGCACTGCGGGCGGGATTCGCCGTGCCCGGGGCCGAGTACCCGGTCACGGTCCGGCTGTCCAACGCGAGCGGGGCCCGTCAGCCGGACTTCGCGCCCGATCTGCGCGGGGCGGCGCTGCGCGTCGAGGTGGGCCCCGGTGAGACCCACGATCTGCTGATGACGAGCTTCCCGGTCTCCCACGCCCGCGACGCACGCGAGTTCGTCGCCTTCGCCAAGGCCATGGCAGGTGCCGACTCGCGGCTGCGCAAGGGGTACGCCCTCTTCCTCAAGCTGCCCCTGGCGGTCGGCTGGCCCACGGCCACCCGGATGCGGCACAACATCGTCGCGGGAACCAGGCGCACGGTACAGAGCCTGGCGCTGGAGACGTACTGGAGCCGCGGCGCGATCCTGTGGGGCGACCGCGGACCGGTGCGCTACCAGCTGCGGCCCGCCGCGGACGCCCCGTCGGCCCCGGAGGCCTCGCGCACCGATCCCGACTACCTGCGGCGCGAGCTCTCGCAGCGGCTGCGCCGGACGGACGTCGTCTTCGAGCTGTGCGTGCAGCGCTACGTGGACGCCCGGCGCACGCCCGTCGAGGACGGTGCGGCCGAGTGGAAGGAGAGCGACGCGCCCCTCGTGCCGGTGGCCACGCTGACCGTCCCGCGCCAGGACATCCACACCGCCGAGGCCCGCGCCGGCGCGGGGCGGGTCGACCTGCTGGCGTTCAACCCGTGGCACACCTCGGAGGGGTTCCGCCCCCTGGGCAACCTCAACCGTGCCCGCAAGGCCGCCTACGAGGCGAGCAGCGCCCACCGGCTGGGCCGGCGCTTCATGACCGTCGAGCCGCGCCGCAACGCCCTGCTCGGGGCACCGCTGCGGGCAGGCTTCCGCACGGTCAACCGCTTCGTCCCGTGGCACCGGCTGCCGACCCCGCTCGGTCTGCTCAACCTGATGGCCTTCCGGCAGACGCTGCGGCGGCACAACCTCATCGACACCGAGGCCCACGAAGCTCCGCCCGAGGCCGGTCCGGTGGAGGCACCGCCCGACGAGGAGCTGCTGGTCAGGCGCAGCTACGACGGCTCGTACAACGATCTGTCGGCGCCGCGGATGGGCGCGGTCGGGGCGACGTTCGGCCGGACCATGCCGCCCGTCTACCGCCCGGACCGGTTCGACGCGCCCAACCCGGTGACCGTGAGCCGGGAACTGCTCCGGCGTGAGGCGTTCATCCCCGCGACCTCGCTGAACATCATCGCCGCCGCGTGGATCCAGTTCCAGGTGCACGACTGGGTCAAGCACAAGAGGCTTCCGGTGGCCACCGGGAGCATCGAGGTGCCGCTGCCGCCCGGCGAGACCTGGCAGAACACGCCGGGCGGGCCGCGCGAGACGGTGATGCGCTTCGGCGCGGACGAGGCGGTGCCCACACCCGACGGACGGCCGCCGATCGTGTTCGCCAGCGACGTGTCGCACTGGTGGGACGGCTCGGAGGTCTACGGCGGTGACCGGTCCGCCGCGACGGCGCTGCGTGAGCCCGACGGCGGCGCCGGCCTGCGGCTGGAGGAGGGACACCTGCCGAACGGCTCGAACGGCTTCCCGCTCACGGGGTTCACCGACAACTGGTGGTTCGGCCTGAGCGCCATGCACACCCTCTTCGCCCGCGAGCACAACGCGGTGTGCGACGCCCTGCGGCACGAGTATCCGCGCATGGGCGAGGACCGGGTCTACCACACGGCCCGGCTGATCGTGTCCGCCCTGATCGCGAAGATCCACACGGTCGAGTGGACCCCCGCGATCCTCGCCACCGAGACGCTCGACATCGGCATGAAGACCAACTGGCAGGGACCGCCGAAGAACTGGCTGGACCAGCTGGGCGTCTGGCTGCTGGAGGCGAACGGGCGCCACGGCATCACGAAGACCCTGCCCGACCACCACGGTGCCCCGTACTCCCTCACGGAGGAGTTCGTCACCGTCTACCGGATGCACCCGCTGCTGCCCGACGACTACGAGCTCGTCGACCACCGCTTCGGCCGCCGGCTCGACACCCTGGACTTCACCGCCCTGCAGGGCGCCGCGACGGAGCCGCTCATCCGCAAGACCGGGCTGGTGAACTCCCTGTACTCGCTGGGCATCGCCCACCCGGGGGCGATCACCCTGCACAACTTCCCGCGTGCCCTGCAGGCGTTCCAGCGGGACGGGGAGGTGATCGACCTCTCCGTGGTCGACCTGGTGCGCACCCGGCGCCGCGGAGTGCCGCGCTACAACGACTTCCGGGCCGGCCTGCACAAGCCGCGGATCCGGCACTTCGAGGACCTCTCCTCCGATCCGGAGACGGTCGCACGGCTGCGGGACGTGTACCGCTCGGTGGACGACATCGACACCATGGTGGGGCTCTTCGCCGAGAATCCACCGACGGGCTTCGGCTTCAGCGACACCGCCTTCCGCGTGTTCATCCTGATGGCCAGCCGGCGCCTGCAGAGCGACCGTTTCCTCACGGTCGACTTCCGGCCGGAGGTCTACACGCCGCTGGGCATGGACTGGATCGAGCGGGGCGGCATGACGAGCGTCATCCTGCGGCACTGCCCCGAGCTGGCGGGCATCCTGCCGCGCGGGGCCAGCGCGTTCGCACCCTGGCGCCCGGTCGCGCCGGTCCGGAACGGCAGCGGCCGCGGCTGA